The following proteins come from a genomic window of bacterium:
- a CDS encoding HEAT repeat domain-containing protein gives MTTPNAGSQVDPQASDQELERLLQQLKSADVTLRSDAAHALGKLADERSATALAEALRDSDEYVRKSAVMALRRIGGPKAMEAMRIALADRSEQVCLQAVKGLGELRDAGAVELLIKVLARRERSLVAASTEALSRIGPEAVPHLMEAFKDRYLRRRIGPQIWRILAEMGPRVIDPLIDALADDNYYVRLTALTILGRIGDKRVAEPILRVFLSDPRLQETVVGTIGRLEDRGALVLPPGDREVVLPVEVVQAFAQEDRESVIAVLTTAMENPSVKVRRFSLRVLYGLLEDATFEHLLRYLADDDPDVKRLVIRLLSKLRDKRVIDPLIDLLLKDGAQVEEAIWEALKVLTNLHEYEELRKRVAHEKAGTRPVVKTYKKKDVSPDWWRDQD, from the coding sequence ATGACAACCCCGAATGCGGGATCCCAGGTGGATCCGCAGGCCTCAGATCAGGAGCTTGAGCGTCTCCTCCAACAGCTCAAGAGCGCCGATGTCACGCTGCGCAGCGACGCGGCCCACGCGCTCGGGAAACTGGCGGATGAGCGTTCGGCGACTGCTCTCGCCGAGGCGCTACGCGATTCGGACGAGTACGTCCGGAAAAGCGCGGTGATGGCGTTGCGCCGGATTGGCGGCCCGAAGGCGATGGAGGCCATGCGCATCGCGCTCGCCGATCGATCCGAGCAGGTGTGCCTGCAGGCGGTCAAGGGGCTGGGGGAGCTTCGGGACGCCGGCGCCGTCGAGTTGCTGATCAAGGTGCTCGCCAGACGGGAGCGCTCGCTGGTCGCCGCGTCCACCGAGGCGCTGTCGCGCATCGGCCCCGAAGCGGTGCCGCACCTGATGGAGGCCTTCAAAGACCGCTACCTCCGCCGGCGGATCGGTCCGCAGATTTGGCGCATTTTGGCGGAGATGGGACCGCGAGTGATCGACCCCCTGATCGACGCGCTCGCCGACGACAACTACTACGTCCGGCTGACGGCGCTGACCATCTTGGGGAGGATCGGCGACAAGCGGGTCGCCGAGCCGATTCTTCGGGTGTTCCTGAGTGACCCCCGGCTGCAGGAGACCGTCGTGGGGACGATCGGCCGGCTGGAGGATCGCGGAGCCCTGGTGCTGCCCCCCGGCGACCGCGAGGTGGTGCTGCCCGTCGAGGTGGTCCAAGCCTTCGCCCAGGAAGATCGGGAGTCGGTCATCGCCGTGTTGACCACCGCGATGGAGAACCCCAGCGTGAAGGTTCGTCGGTTCTCGCTGCGGGTCTTGTATGGTCTCCTCGAGGACGCTACCTTTGAGCACCTTCTGCGGTACCTGGCGGACGACGATCCCGACGTCAAGCGGCTGGTCATTCGCCTCCTGAGCAAACTGCGAGACAAGCGCGTGATCGACCCATTGATCGACCTCCTCCTGAAGGACGGCGCGCAGGTCGAGGAGGCGATTTGGGAGGCGCTGAAGGTGCTGACCAACCTGCACGAATACGAAGAACTGCGAAAGCGCGTGGCCCACGAGAAGGCCGGTACGCGTCCTGTGGTCAAGACCTATAAGAAGAAGGACGTGTCCCCGGACTGGTGGCGCGATCAAGACTGA
- a CDS encoding macro domain-containing protein, producing MSATPPRSEYVVAGATIRILAGDITTLACDAIVNAANDRLWMGGGVAGAIKRRGGVEIEQEAVRQGPVSIGEAVASGAGRLPARYVIHAVTMGQDLVTSGRGIRAATRSALRLAEQLSLQSVALPALGTGVGGFPFDRAAAAMLDEIVAHLSAGSRLLEVVLVLYDPHAHTAFVQTLDRLARGGGTTRPA from the coding sequence ATGAGCGCAACGCCCCCCCGCAGCGAGTACGTTGTCGCGGGCGCCACGATTCGGATCCTCGCCGGCGATATCACCACGCTCGCCTGCGACGCGATCGTGAACGCGGCGAACGACCGGCTGTGGATGGGCGGCGGTGTCGCCGGCGCAATCAAGCGGCGCGGGGGTGTGGAGATCGAGCAGGAGGCGGTCCGCCAGGGGCCCGTGTCCATCGGCGAGGCCGTGGCCTCCGGGGCGGGGCGGCTGCCGGCGCGTTACGTGATCCACGCGGTGACGATGGGCCAGGATCTCGTCACGAGCGGGCGGGGGATTCGTGCCGCAACCCGGAGCGCCCTTCGGTTGGCCGAACAGCTGAGTCTGCAGTCCGTGGCCCTGCCCGCGCTCGGCACCGGCGTGGGAGGGTTTCCGTTCGACCGGGCGGCGGCGGCGATGCTGGACGAGATCGTCGCGCATCTCTCGGCAGGCAGCCGGCTGCTGGAGGTGGTGCTCGTTCTGTACGATCCCCACGCGCATACCGCATTTGTCCAGACCTTGGATCGGCTGGCCCGCGGCGGCGGGACGACGCGGCCCGCCTGA
- a CDS encoding GNAT family protein yields the protein MDVHPVTLTGTRVTLIPMEPAHAEPLFDAGRSDEIWTYMPMRIRTIDDMRRLVREALHAREGGSELPFVIVDRPAARVVGSTRFLEITPAHRGIEIGWTWLSPDVWRTSINTECKYLLLQHCFETLEAIRVQLKTDLRNVRSQQAIERIGGVREGVLRHHRIMPDGHLRDSVYFSILREEWPRAKSRLEGSLGGRGG from the coding sequence TTGGACGTCCACCCCGTCACCCTGACCGGAACCCGGGTCACGCTCATCCCCATGGAGCCTGCGCACGCGGAGCCGCTCTTCGACGCCGGGCGGAGCGATGAGATCTGGACTTACATGCCGATGCGGATCCGGACGATCGACGACATGCGCCGGCTGGTGCGCGAGGCGCTGCACGCCCGTGAGGGTGGGAGCGAACTGCCCTTCGTGATCGTCGATCGGCCGGCGGCCCGGGTCGTCGGCAGCACCCGCTTCTTGGAGATCACGCCGGCGCACCGAGGGATCGAAATCGGATGGACGTGGTTATCGCCGGACGTGTGGCGCACGTCCATCAACACCGAGTGCAAATACCTGCTGCTCCAGCACTGCTTCGAAACCCTCGAGGCGATCCGGGTCCAACTGAAGACCGATCTCCGCAACGTCCGCTCCCAACAGGCGATCGAACGAATCGGCGGCGTGCGCGAGGGCGTCCTGCGGCACCATCGGATCATGCCCGATGGGCACCTGCGGGACTCGGTGTACTTCAGCATCCTGCGCGAGGAGTGGCCGCGCGCCAAGTCCCGCCTGGAAGGATCGCTGGGCGGCCGCGGCGGGTAG
- a CDS encoding ABC transporter permease, whose amino-acid sequence MKRSSTRWIAQRLAQMLLVLWVIATILFLIFRLMPGNPLVAYIDPTFTMEQQRALIHEFGLDLPLWQQYLIFLKASATGDLGVSFFYRTSVSQLVWQMLPNTLILTLGAVIIAFVLGTISGAFLAWKRATAVESVGIPVALALRAAPEFWVGMILLAVFSFTFSWFPSSGTADAGAAYTSLWQQLTSPAFLRHLTLPLVTLVVYLQGLPLLLMRSNMLDVMEEEFVVMARMKGLPERRILLRHAARNALLPVVTAFALVVGYSLGGDVVVENVFSWPGLGRLLVKAVAAKDYPLAQGAFLLIAAVAILMNLAADLVYTWLDPRVSYAKR is encoded by the coding sequence ATGAAGCGCTCCTCGACCCGCTGGATCGCCCAACGCCTGGCCCAGATGCTGCTCGTGCTCTGGGTGATCGCGACGATCCTCTTCTTGATCTTTCGCCTGATGCCGGGGAACCCGCTGGTCGCCTACATCGATCCGACTTTCACGATGGAGCAGCAGCGGGCGCTCATCCACGAGTTCGGCCTGGACCTGCCGCTGTGGCAGCAATACCTGATCTTCCTGAAGGCCTCCGCCACGGGGGATCTGGGCGTGTCGTTCTTCTACCGGACCTCGGTCTCCCAACTCGTCTGGCAGATGCTGCCGAACACGCTGATCCTCACGCTTGGGGCGGTCATCATCGCGTTCGTGCTCGGCACGATCTCGGGAGCCTTCCTCGCCTGGAAGCGGGCGACCGCTGTGGAATCGGTGGGCATCCCCGTGGCCCTCGCCCTGCGGGCGGCGCCGGAGTTCTGGGTGGGCATGATCCTGCTGGCGGTCTTCTCGTTTACCTTTTCCTGGTTCCCGTCGTCCGGCACCGCGGACGCGGGGGCGGCCTACACCTCGCTGTGGCAGCAGCTCACCAGCCCCGCCTTCCTGCGCCACCTCACGCTCCCCCTGGTGACCCTCGTGGTATACCTCCAGGGGCTTCCCCTCCTCCTGATGCGCAGCAACATGCTGGATGTGATGGAGGAGGAATTCGTCGTCATGGCCCGGATGAAGGGGCTGCCGGAGCGACGGATCCTCCTGCGCCACGCGGCGCGCAACGCGCTGTTGCCGGTCGTGACCGCGTTCGCGCTGGTCGTCGGCTACAGCTTGGGGGGGGATGTCGTGGTGGAGAACGTGTTCAGCTGGCCGGGGCTGGGACGGCTCCTCGTCAAGGCGGTCGCGGCCAAGGATTACCCCCTGGCGCAGGGCGCGTTTCTCCTCATCGCCGCGGTGGCAATTTTGATGAACCTGGCGGCCGATCTCGTCTACACGTGGCTCGACCCTCGGGTCTCCTATGCGAAGCGGTAG
- the surE gene encoding 5'/3'-nucleotidase SurE, whose protein sequence is MRVLLTNDDGLHSPGLLALARAMPAAADTFVVAPEHERSAASHAITLHKPLRAVRTVFGETGLAAWATNGTPADCVVLAVLDLLGAPPDVVVSGINAGANLGMDLIYSGTVSGAVEATLFGIAAIAVSVASFKEIHWEPAAAYAAHLAQEVARRGLPRDTFLNVNVPNLPADQIRGVEITRQSSRRYVSRLEKRADPRGRDYYWLTGTAEAGTNEPGTDAWAVAEGRISVTPLRLDMTHEEMRPMFRPWNLKGPFP, encoded by the coding sequence ATGCGCGTGCTTCTGACCAACGACGACGGCCTCCACTCGCCGGGACTGCTCGCGCTCGCCCGGGCGATGCCCGCGGCGGCGGACACCTTCGTGGTCGCCCCCGAGCACGAACGCAGCGCGGCGAGCCACGCGATCACCCTCCACAAGCCCCTGCGCGCCGTGCGGACCGTGTTCGGCGAGACCGGGCTGGCGGCGTGGGCGACGAATGGGACCCCGGCGGACTGCGTCGTGTTGGCGGTGCTCGACCTGCTCGGCGCCCCCCCCGATGTCGTTGTCTCGGGGATCAATGCGGGCGCCAACCTGGGCATGGATCTCATCTACTCCGGGACGGTCTCGGGGGCCGTGGAGGCGACGCTGTTCGGGATCGCCGCCATCGCCGTCTCCGTCGCCTCGTTTAAGGAGATCCACTGGGAGCCGGCGGCGGCGTACGCCGCGCACCTGGCCCAAGAGGTCGCGCGGAGGGGGCTGCCCCGGGACACCTTTTTGAACGTCAACGTCCCCAACCTCCCCGCCGATCAGATCCGAGGCGTCGAGATCACCCGGCAGAGTTCGCGGCGATACGTGAGTCGGCTGGAGAAGCGAGCGGATCCACGCGGCCGCGACTACTACTGGCTGACCGGAACCGCGGAGGCGGGGACCAACGAGCCCGGGACCGACGCCTGGGCGGTGGCGGAAGGGCGGATTTCGGTGACCCCGCTGCGGTTGGACATGACCCACGAGGAAATGCGCCCGATGTTCCGGCCGTGGAATCTCAAGGGGCCATTTCCGTGA
- a CDS encoding ABC transporter substrate-binding protein: protein MGNHRFMQGLVLFVIGALLGGMAVSPTNAQANRQIRELVLVTWPQAQDPQQYESARIAAEGMRQLGLKVTVRPMPWEQLSDYVWYSREKWDMTTWQMVGRPERSDPDEVLFNLFSSSTAKDGYNFVGFTDPQYDSLAQEQRVATDTKARRTLIDKAQQKLAEEQPYTLLVNPKSLYAYNNQVWDPKTIVDQKGIGIKNFWTFDQATPKGTQKDMVLNAQDPVKAINPLYISGKVDSWITELIWDRLVRIGPDGLPRPWAASAFKWVSPTTIDVTLRPGMKWHDGAPVTADDVIFSFIAPKGDKVPMYKPFVANIADIKKVNPTTLRFTLEKPAASFVTSTLGKVNLIPQHVWAPMLQSLEGKKDNAEFLQEKTPIGSGPFKFVSWTKNQEVVLEANPDHWAAPKMHRWILRTVSNVEASLGGLRNGEINFLSDYLGDPMVLSRLSRQDPKITVVASTDIGFQFIGYNERRPPFNDVTFRQALTMAIDRTMIRLVAFKGYGELADSPVSKALEYWHAPGLPQYPHNIQAARDLLKKAGYEWDAQGHLLYPANKSETLDVAR, encoded by the coding sequence ATGGGTAACCACAGGTTCATGCAAGGCCTCGTGCTCTTTGTCATCGGAGCGCTTCTCGGGGGCATGGCGGTGTCCCCCACGAACGCGCAGGCCAACCGTCAGATCCGTGAACTGGTGCTGGTCACCTGGCCCCAGGCGCAGGACCCCCAGCAGTACGAGTCCGCCCGGATCGCCGCCGAGGGGATGCGCCAACTCGGGCTCAAGGTCACGGTGCGGCCCATGCCGTGGGAGCAGCTGTCCGACTACGTCTGGTACAGCCGCGAGAAGTGGGACATGACCACCTGGCAGATGGTCGGCCGCCCGGAACGTTCCGATCCGGATGAGGTCCTGTTCAACCTGTTCTCGTCAAGCACCGCCAAGGACGGGTACAACTTCGTCGGGTTTACCGATCCCCAGTACGATTCGCTGGCGCAGGAGCAGCGCGTGGCGACCGACACCAAAGCGCGCCGCACGCTCATCGACAAGGCCCAGCAGAAGCTGGCCGAGGAACAGCCGTACACGCTCCTGGTGAACCCGAAGTCCCTCTACGCCTACAACAATCAGGTGTGGGATCCGAAAACGATCGTCGATCAGAAAGGGATCGGGATCAAGAACTTCTGGACGTTCGACCAGGCCACGCCCAAGGGCACCCAGAAGGACATGGTCCTCAACGCCCAAGATCCAGTCAAGGCCATCAACCCACTGTACATCAGCGGCAAGGTGGATTCGTGGATCACCGAGCTGATCTGGGACCGCCTGGTGCGGATCGGGCCGGACGGACTGCCCCGGCCTTGGGCCGCCAGCGCCTTCAAGTGGGTCAGCCCGACCACGATCGATGTCACGCTGCGGCCGGGGATGAAGTGGCACGACGGGGCGCCGGTGACGGCCGATGACGTCATCTTCTCCTTCATCGCGCCGAAGGGCGATAAGGTCCCGATGTACAAGCCGTTCGTCGCCAACATCGCCGACATCAAGAAGGTCAACCCCACGACGCTCCGGTTCACCTTGGAGAAACCCGCGGCGTCCTTCGTCACCTCCACCCTCGGGAAGGTGAACCTGATCCCGCAGCACGTCTGGGCCCCGATGCTGCAGAGCCTGGAGGGGAAGAAAGACAACGCCGAGTTCCTCCAGGAGAAGACACCGATCGGCTCGGGCCCGTTCAAGTTCGTGTCCTGGACGAAGAATCAGGAAGTGGTGCTGGAGGCCAACCCCGACCATTGGGCGGCGCCGAAGATGCACCGGTGGATCCTCCGCACCGTCTCGAACGTGGAGGCCTCGCTGGGCGGCCTCCGAAACGGCGAGATCAACTTCCTCTCCGACTACCTGGGAGATCCGATGGTCCTCAGCCGGTTGAGCCGCCAGGACCCCAAGATCACCGTGGTGGCGTCGACGGACATCGGCTTCCAGTTCATCGGTTACAACGAGCGGCGCCCGCCGTTCAATGACGTGACCTTCCGCCAAGCCCTCACCATGGCCATCGATCGGACGATGATCCGCCTGGTGGCCTTCAAGGGCTACGGCGAGTTGGCCGACTCCCCGGTCAGCAAGGCCCTGGAGTACTGGCACGCACCCGGTCTACCCCAGTACCCGCACAACATCCAGGCCGCCAGGGACCTGCTGAAGAAGGCCGGGTACGAATGGGACGCTCAGGGACACCTACTCTACCCGGCGAACAAGTCCGAGACGCTGGACGTCGCCCGGTAA
- a CDS encoding ABC transporter permease codes for MATSIPASSTARAARDRSFSHPLEVIGRLGRNRIALAGLVILVVMLGASALAGVILPYGPDTADLTATLHPPTWAHPFGTDQLGRDIMTRVVYGGRISLVIGVLAVALSAAIGVPLGILSGFYAGAIDTVIQRIVDVMLAFPGFLLALTLISVLGVGLINVVISVGIASVPIYVRLVRGVALTIREMTYVESARALGQRDRLIMFRHVLPNAAPPIVVQSSLQLGAAILTAAGLGFLGLGVKPPTPEWGTMLGEAQTYLLSSWFIAPFPGLAIFLAVMAFNLLGDGLRDALDPRMKVL; via the coding sequence ATGGCTACATCGATCCCCGCATCAAGTACGGCTAGGGCCGCGCGGGACCGGTCGTTCAGCCACCCGCTCGAGGTCATCGGGCGGCTGGGGCGAAATCGGATTGCCCTCGCCGGCCTCGTGATCCTCGTCGTCATGCTGGGGGCCTCCGCCCTTGCGGGTGTGATCCTTCCCTACGGCCCCGACACCGCGGACCTGACGGCGACGTTGCACCCCCCCACCTGGGCCCATCCCTTCGGCACCGACCAGCTGGGGCGGGACATCATGACCCGGGTCGTCTACGGGGGACGGATCTCGCTGGTGATCGGGGTTCTCGCCGTCGCGCTGAGCGCGGCGATCGGCGTGCCGCTGGGCATCCTCTCGGGGTTTTACGCCGGCGCGATCGACACCGTGATCCAGCGGATCGTCGATGTGATGCTGGCGTTTCCGGGGTTCCTGCTCGCCTTGACGTTGATCAGCGTGCTGGGGGTCGGGCTGATCAACGTGGTCATCAGCGTCGGCATCGCCTCGGTGCCGATCTACGTCCGGCTGGTCCGCGGGGTGGCGCTGACCATCCGCGAGATGACGTACGTGGAGTCGGCGAGGGCGCTCGGCCAGCGCGACCGCCTGATCATGTTCCGCCACGTGCTCCCGAACGCCGCCCCTCCGATCGTGGTGCAGTCCTCGTTGCAGCTGGGGGCCGCGATCCTCACCGCCGCCGGGCTCGGCTTTCTCGGGCTGGGGGTCAAGCCGCCCACCCCAGAGTGGGGTACGATGCTGGGCGAGGCGCAGACCTATCTGCTCTCATCGTGGTTCATCGCCCCCTTCCCCGGGCTGGCGATCTTCCTCGCGGTGATGGCCTTCAATCTGCTCGGCGACGGGCTGCGCGACGCGCTCGATCCGCGGATGAAGGTGCTCTGA
- the dinB gene encoding DNA polymerase IV encodes MPSPERLIVHVDMDAFYASIEVRDNPHYRGLPVVVGGAPGGRGVVAAASYEARRYGIKSAMPSREAFARCPQALFLSMDMAKYRAVSDQLFEILDTFTPRVERMSIDEAFLDLTGCPALREGEADPRGAPLATARTIKARIGEALRLPVSVGAAPNKFLAKLAAELAKPDGARAIRAEEAEGVLAPLPVTVLLGVGAQTRQRLGAIGIHTVGDLQRTPTSVLRASIGVSAEYLAQLSRGVDDRRVEVSRETKSVGRETTFEEDTASREVLDRTLGMLAEDVGRALRGEGLGGRTVTLKVRYDNFRTLTRNLTLPAQTQSGAVVYRAAVGLLDRLGPLPRAVRLIGVTVSSLARADLAQVSLFGEDDHQAQIDEVVDAINERFGEGTVRQARAFDAEDEGPAG; translated from the coding sequence ATGCCTTCGCCTGAACGCCTCATCGTTCACGTGGACATGGACGCGTTCTATGCCTCGATCGAGGTGCGGGACAACCCGCACTATCGGGGCCTCCCCGTGGTGGTGGGCGGGGCCCCGGGCGGGCGCGGGGTCGTTGCCGCCGCCTCCTACGAAGCCCGCCGGTACGGGATTAAATCGGCCATGCCGTCGCGCGAGGCGTTTGCGCGCTGCCCGCAGGCCCTGTTCCTTTCCATGGATATGGCCAAGTACCGAGCGGTTTCCGACCAGCTCTTCGAAATTCTCGACACCTTCACCCCCCGGGTCGAACGGATGTCGATCGATGAGGCGTTCCTTGATCTGACAGGATGTCCGGCGCTGCGTGAGGGCGAGGCGGACCCCCGCGGCGCGCCCCTGGCGACCGCGCGGACGATCAAAGCCCGGATCGGCGAGGCGCTGCGCCTCCCCGTCTCCGTCGGCGCGGCGCCCAATAAATTTCTGGCCAAGCTAGCCGCCGAACTCGCCAAGCCCGACGGCGCTCGGGCGATTCGGGCGGAGGAGGCGGAGGGGGTGCTCGCGCCGTTGCCGGTCACCGTGCTGTTGGGCGTTGGCGCGCAGACCCGTCAGCGGCTGGGGGCCATCGGGATTCACACCGTCGGCGACCTCCAACGAACCCCCACCTCGGTTCTGCGCGCGTCCATCGGGGTGTCGGCCGAATACCTGGCTCAGCTGAGCCGCGGGGTCGATGACCGCCGGGTCGAGGTCTCGCGGGAGACCAAGTCCGTGGGGCGGGAGACCACCTTCGAGGAGGACACCGCCAGCCGAGAGGTGCTCGATCGCACCCTCGGGATGCTCGCGGAGGACGTGGGGCGGGCCCTCCGCGGCGAGGGGCTCGGGGGGCGAACCGTCACGCTGAAGGTGCGCTACGACAACTTCCGCACGCTGACGCGGAACCTGACGCTGCCGGCGCAGACCCAGTCCGGCGCGGTGGTGTATCGCGCCGCCGTGGGCCTGCTCGACCGCCTGGGGCCGCTTCCCCGGGCGGTGCGGCTCATCGGGGTCACCGTGTCCTCGTTGGCCCGGGCCGACCTCGCGCAGGTATCGCTGTTCGGCGAGGACGACCACCAGGCGCAGATCGACGAGGTCGTGGACGCGATCAACGAGCGGTTCGGCGAGGGAACCGTGCGTCAGGCGAGGGCGTTCGACGCCGAGGACGAGGGGCCCGCGGGGTAG
- a CDS encoding ABC transporter permease — MVSGFFGFAARRVVSAIPTLFGVTVIVFFMVRALPGDPARLLAGVLATDDEVRHLRIQLGLTRPVVVQYELFLDHVVHGDLGKSIRTQAPVVDEIASRLPQTAILAATATVVAGVLGVASGILVSTRKYTSLDYLVTVLALAGVSIPVYWLGLMLMLVFAVFLHLVPAGGANGPLSLILPSITLAAFSIAIIERMTRSSMLETLQQDFVRTARAKGLRNRVVVYRHALRNALIPVVTVLGLQFGALLGGAILTETTFAWPGIGRLLVDAIAARDYPIIQGVVLLFAVTFMVVNLLVDILYGYIDPRIKYG, encoded by the coding sequence ATGGTCAGCGGATTCTTCGGGTTTGCGGCGCGCCGGGTGGTGTCGGCGATTCCCACGCTCTTTGGGGTGACCGTGATCGTGTTCTTCATGGTGCGCGCCCTCCCCGGCGATCCGGCGCGGCTGCTGGCCGGGGTGCTGGCGACCGACGACGAAGTTCGCCATCTCCGGATACAGTTGGGTTTGACCCGCCCGGTGGTCGTGCAGTACGAACTGTTCTTGGACCACGTGGTGCACGGCGACCTCGGCAAGTCCATTAGGACCCAGGCTCCGGTCGTCGACGAGATCGCGAGCCGGCTGCCGCAAACGGCGATCCTCGCCGCCACGGCGACGGTGGTGGCCGGCGTGCTGGGGGTGGCGTCCGGGATCCTCGTCAGCACGCGGAAGTACACATCGCTCGACTATCTGGTGACGGTCCTGGCGCTCGCGGGCGTGAGTATCCCGGTCTATTGGTTGGGATTGATGCTGATGCTCGTCTTTGCGGTGTTCCTGCACCTGGTGCCGGCGGGCGGAGCGAACGGGCCGCTGAGCCTCATCCTGCCGTCGATCACCCTCGCCGCGTTCAGCATCGCGATCATCGAGCGGATGACGCGGAGCAGCATGCTCGAAACCCTCCAGCAGGACTTTGTGCGCACGGCCCGGGCGAAGGGGCTGCGGAACCGTGTCGTCGTCTACCGCCACGCCCTCCGCAACGCCTTGATCCCGGTGGTCACGGTGCTGGGACTCCAATTCGGCGCGCTGCTCGGCGGAGCGATTCTCACCGAGACCACGTTCGCCTGGCCCGGGATCGGCCGGCTGCTCGTGGACGCCATCGCCGCCCGAGATTACCCGATCATTCAGGGCGTGGTCCTGCTGTTTGCCGTCACGTTCATGGTGGTGAATCTCTTGGTGGACATCCTCTATGGCTACATCGATCCCCGCATCAAGTACGGCTAG
- the ftsE gene encoding cell division ATP-binding protein FtsE — protein MVEFVAVSKVYPTGVRALHDITLSIGVEEFVFIVGPTGTGKSTLMKMIYREELPSTGRVVVAGRDVTRMPARQVPFLRRRVGVVFQDFKLLPRKTAWENVAFALEVTGTPSAEVDDLVAEVLGVVGLAARAGAVPGELSAGEQQRVSIARALVHRPPLLLADEPTGNLDPDTSWEIVQLLSRIHLRGTTVIVTTHDKTIVDILRKRVIALDGGTVVRDQARGLYAGDR, from the coding sequence ATGGTGGAATTTGTCGCGGTCAGCAAGGTGTACCCGACCGGGGTGAGGGCCCTCCACGACATCACGCTCAGCATCGGGGTCGAAGAGTTCGTGTTCATCGTCGGCCCGACCGGGACGGGGAAATCGACCCTCATGAAGATGATCTATCGGGAGGAACTGCCGTCGACCGGTCGGGTTGTCGTGGCCGGCCGCGACGTGACGCGAATGCCGGCCCGGCAGGTGCCGTTCCTCCGCCGCAGGGTCGGGGTCGTGTTCCAGGATTTCAAGCTCCTGCCTCGGAAGACCGCCTGGGAGAACGTGGCATTTGCGCTGGAGGTGACGGGAACCCCGTCCGCCGAGGTCGACGACCTGGTCGCCGAGGTGTTGGGGGTGGTGGGCCTCGCCGCGCGGGCGGGCGCGGTCCCCGGCGAGTTGTCGGCCGGCGAGCAGCAGCGGGTGAGCATCGCCCGCGCGCTCGTCCACCGGCCGCCGCTCCTGCTCGCCGACGAACCCACCGGCAACCTCGACCCGGACACTTCGTGGGAGATCGTCCAGCTCCTGTCCCGGATCCACCTGCGGGGAACCACGGTGATCGTCACCACCCATGACAAGACGATCGTCGACATCCTTCGGAAACGGGTGATCGCGCTCGACGGGGGCACGGTGGTGCGGGATCAGGCGCGGGGCCTGTATGCGGGCGACCGCTAA
- the hpt gene encoding hypoxanthine phosphoribosyltransferase, translated as MTGTAQDIEETLFTREQIAARVVELARDISRDYAPHPPLLISVLKGAVYFLTDLSRAIEIPIEVDFMAVTSYGSAPAQSGVVRLIKDLDVEITGRHVVLVEDIIDTGLTAGYLLRLLQARSPASLQICTLLDRPRRRILEELPIAYRGFEVPDRFLVGYGLDYRERYRHLPFIGVLKESALQASD; from the coding sequence GTGACGGGTACCGCACAGGACATCGAAGAGACCCTCTTCACCAGGGAGCAGATCGCCGCCCGGGTCGTTGAACTCGCTCGCGATATCTCCCGGGACTACGCCCCCCACCCTCCCCTCCTGATCTCGGTTCTGAAAGGCGCGGTCTACTTCCTCACGGACCTCAGCCGCGCCATCGAGATCCCGATCGAGGTGGACTTCATGGCGGTCACAAGCTACGGGAGCGCGCCGGCCCAGAGCGGGGTCGTGCGGCTGATCAAGGACCTCGACGTTGAGATCACCGGCCGCCACGTCGTGCTCGTCGAGGACATCATCGACACGGGCCTCACCGCCGGCTACCTGCTGCGCCTCCTGCAGGCACGGTCGCCGGCGAGTCTGCAGATCTGCACGCTGCTGGACCGGCCGCGCCGGCGTATCCTCGAGGAGCTGCCGATCGCGTATCGCGGTTTCGAGGTCCCGGATCGCTTCCTCGTGGGGTACGGCCTGGACTACCGGGAGCGATACCGTCATCTCCCGTTCATCGGCGTCTTGAAGGAATCGGCCCTCCAGGCGAGCGACTAG